In the genome of Cupriavidus malaysiensis, one region contains:
- a CDS encoding hydrolase has translation MTNAKLEVLTPHNSQLIFIDHQPQMAFGVQSMDRQTMKNNVVGLAKAAKIFDIPTTITTVESDSFSGYTYPELLDVFPGKQTLERTSMNSWDDQKVRDALAANGRKKVIVAGLWTEVCNTTFALCAMLEGDYEIYMVADASGGTTKEAHDYAMQRMVQAGVVPVTWQQVLLEWQRDWKNRDTYDAVMQVVKEHSGAYGMGVDYAYTMVHKAEQRTATRHESLAPVHAQVIER, from the coding sequence ATGACCAACGCCAAGCTCGAAGTCCTGACTCCGCACAACAGCCAGCTCATCTTCATCGACCACCAGCCGCAGATGGCCTTCGGCGTGCAGTCGATGGACCGCCAGACCATGAAGAACAACGTGGTCGGCCTGGCAAAGGCGGCCAAGATCTTCGACATCCCGACCACCATCACCACGGTCGAGTCTGACTCGTTCTCGGGCTATACCTACCCCGAACTGCTCGATGTGTTCCCGGGCAAGCAGACGCTCGAACGCACCTCGATGAACTCGTGGGACGATCAGAAGGTGCGCGACGCGCTGGCCGCCAACGGCCGCAAGAAGGTGATCGTCGCCGGCCTCTGGACCGAGGTCTGCAACACCACGTTCGCGCTCTGCGCGATGCTCGAAGGCGACTACGAGATCTATATGGTGGCCGACGCTTCGGGCGGCACCACCAAGGAAGCGCACGACTACGCGATGCAGCGCATGGTGCAGGCCGGCGTGGTGCCGGTGACCTGGCAGCAGGTGCTGCTCGAATGGCAGCGCGACTGGAAGAACCGCGATACGTACGACGCGGTCATGCAGGTGGTCAAGGAACACTCGGGTGCCTACGGCATGGGCGTGGACTACGCTTACACGATGGTCCACAAGGCAGAGCAGCGCACCGCCACCAGGCACGAGTCGCTGGCGCCCGTCCATGCGCAGGTGATCGAACGCTGA
- the rtcR gene encoding RNA repair transcriptional activator RtcR yields the protein MRKTVAIGFLGTVLDLGGRDKRWRKWRPTISLCSQPDLPIDRLELLHPPSHARLAQRIADDISTCSPRTEVRLAPISIHDPWDFEQVYATLHDFARDYPFDLEQEDYLLHITTGTHVAQICWFLLAEARYLPARLVQTSPPPPTDEGPGGPGSVSVIDLDLSRYNRIAQRFRRERDETVSFLKAGIATRNPRFNALIEQLERVAARSRAPMLLVGPTGAGKSFLAKRVYELKRGRHQISGPFIEINCATLRGDAAMSTLFGHVKGAFTGAQSARAGLLRAADAGLLFLDEIGELGLDEQAMLLKAIEEKRFLPVGADKEIESDFQLIAGTHRDLRRMVAAGSFREDLYARINLWTYALPGLAERREDIEPNLDFELDRIGREQGELVRFNVEAKRRYLAFATSTQAAWAGNFRELSASVTRMATLADAGRITEAVASEEVQRLQGTWSMDGEQGLVDTVLGAQAGELDLFDRVQLEQVLEVCRSSASLSEAGRVLFAVSRQSKKQANDADRLRKYLARFGIEWEQIPR from the coding sequence ATGCGCAAGACCGTCGCCATCGGCTTCCTTGGCACCGTGCTCGACCTCGGTGGTCGGGACAAGCGTTGGCGGAAATGGCGGCCAACGATCAGCCTCTGCAGCCAGCCCGACCTGCCCATCGACCGGCTGGAACTGTTGCACCCGCCCAGTCACGCCAGGCTGGCGCAGCGCATCGCCGACGACATCTCCACTTGCTCGCCGCGCACCGAAGTCAGGCTCGCGCCGATCTCGATCCACGATCCCTGGGATTTCGAGCAGGTCTACGCCACGCTGCATGACTTCGCACGCGACTACCCCTTCGACCTGGAGCAAGAGGATTACCTGCTGCACATCACCACGGGCACACACGTCGCGCAGATCTGCTGGTTCCTGCTGGCGGAGGCGCGATACCTTCCCGCCCGACTGGTGCAGACGTCTCCACCTCCGCCTACCGACGAGGGGCCTGGCGGGCCGGGCAGCGTCTCCGTGATCGACCTCGATCTCTCGCGATACAACCGCATCGCCCAACGCTTTCGCCGCGAACGGGACGAAACGGTGTCGTTCCTCAAGGCCGGCATCGCCACACGGAACCCACGCTTCAATGCCTTGATCGAGCAACTGGAGCGGGTCGCCGCCCGCTCGCGCGCACCGATGCTGCTGGTCGGCCCGACCGGGGCCGGCAAGTCATTCCTGGCCAAGCGTGTCTACGAGTTGAAACGCGGGCGCCACCAGATATCAGGCCCCTTCATCGAGATCAACTGCGCCACCTTGCGCGGCGATGCGGCAATGTCCACGCTCTTCGGCCATGTCAAGGGCGCCTTCACGGGAGCACAGAGTGCGCGGGCCGGCCTGCTGCGGGCAGCGGATGCAGGCCTGCTGTTCCTCGACGAGATCGGCGAACTCGGGCTCGACGAGCAGGCCATGCTGCTCAAGGCCATCGAGGAAAAGCGCTTCCTGCCGGTCGGCGCCGACAAGGAAATCGAGAGCGATTTCCAGTTGATCGCCGGCACGCACCGTGATCTACGGCGCATGGTCGCTGCCGGCTCGTTCCGGGAGGATCTGTACGCGCGAATCAATCTCTGGACCTATGCGCTGCCGGGACTCGCCGAGCGGCGCGAGGATATTGAACCGAACCTGGACTTCGAGCTGGACCGTATCGGCCGGGAACAAGGCGAACTGGTGCGTTTCAACGTGGAGGCAAAGCGCCGCTACCTGGCGTTTGCCACATCAACCCAGGCAGCCTGGGCTGGCAACTTCCGTGAGCTATCCGCATCGGTAACGCGCATGGCTACGCTGGCGGATGCCGGCCGCATCACCGAGGCGGTGGCCAGCGAGGAAGTGCAGCGGCTTCAGGGAACGTGGAGCATGGACGGCGAGCAGGGCCTGGTCGACACCGTTCTTGGTGCGCAGGCCGGTGAACTGGACCTGTTCGATCGCGTGCAATTGGAGCAAGTGCTGGAGGTATGCCGGTCATCTGCCAGCCTGTCCGAAGCTGGGCGCGTGCTGTTCGCCGTGTCTCGCCAGAGCAAGAAGCAAGCGAACGATGCCGACCGCCTGAGGAAGTATCTTGCGCGTTTCGGCATCGAGTGGGAGCAAATTCCCCGGTAA
- a CDS encoding RtcB family protein: MSAIDYQLMELAHGKPVKMWTNGVAVEDDARRQLRNTASMPFVFRHLAVMPDVHLGKGSTIGSVIPTQGAIIPAAVGVDIGCGMMAVRTTLKAADLPDSLAALRRAIERAVPHGRAPGRRDPGAWGERAPHHVDEVWKTLAPGFDQIRQKYPKLEKTNNYVHLGTLGTGNHFIEVCLDEAGSVWFMLHSGSRGVGNAIGSLFIELAQQDMRQHIANLPDRDLAYFEEGSRHFDDYVEAVGWAQEYARRNREVMMAAVIAAARGVIGKPFSVDEHAVNCHHNYVQRERHFDTDVYVTRKGAVSAQKGQLGIIPGSMGAKSFIVRGLGNPESFCSCSHGAGRTMSRTEAKRRFTVADQVKATAHVECRKDEAVIDEIPMAYKDIDAVMAAQRSLVEIVHTLRQVVCVKG, translated from the coding sequence ATGAGTGCAATCGACTATCAACTGATGGAACTGGCGCACGGTAAGCCAGTGAAGATGTGGACGAACGGCGTGGCCGTCGAGGACGACGCCCGCCGCCAACTGCGCAATACCGCCAGCATGCCGTTCGTGTTCCGCCATCTGGCGGTGATGCCGGACGTTCACCTGGGCAAGGGCTCGACGATCGGTTCTGTGATTCCCACGCAGGGGGCCATTATTCCGGCCGCGGTCGGCGTCGATATCGGCTGCGGCATGATGGCCGTGCGCACGACGCTGAAGGCAGCCGATCTGCCCGATTCGCTGGCGGCGCTGCGCCGCGCGATCGAGCGCGCCGTACCGCACGGCCGCGCACCGGGCCGACGCGATCCCGGCGCGTGGGGAGAGCGTGCGCCGCACCACGTGGACGAGGTGTGGAAGACGTTGGCTCCGGGCTTCGACCAGATTCGCCAGAAGTATCCGAAGCTGGAGAAGACCAACAACTACGTCCACCTGGGTACGCTCGGTACCGGCAATCATTTCATCGAGGTCTGCCTGGACGAAGCCGGCAGTGTCTGGTTCATGTTGCATAGCGGCTCGCGAGGCGTGGGCAATGCCATTGGCTCACTGTTCATCGAGCTGGCGCAGCAGGACATGCGCCAGCACATCGCGAACCTGCCCGACCGCGATCTGGCCTACTTCGAGGAGGGAAGCCGGCACTTCGATGACTATGTCGAGGCGGTCGGCTGGGCGCAGGAGTACGCCCGCCGCAATCGCGAGGTGATGATGGCGGCCGTGATCGCCGCTGCGCGCGGGGTGATCGGCAAGCCGTTCAGCGTCGACGAGCACGCGGTGAACTGCCATCACAACTACGTGCAAAGGGAGCGCCACTTCGACACCGATGTGTACGTGACCCGCAAGGGCGCCGTATCGGCGCAAAAGGGACAACTCGGAATCATTCCGGGGTCGATGGGAGCGAAGAGCTTCATCGTGCGCGGCCTGGGTAATCCGGAGAGCTTTTGCTCATGCAGCCACGGCGCGGGACGCACGATGAGCCGCACCGAAGCCAAGCGCCGCTTTACGGTGGCGGATCAGGTGAAAGCCACCGCGCATGTGGAGTGCCGCAAGGACGAAGCCGTGATCGACGAGATCCCGATGGCATACAAGGACATCGATGCGGTCATGGCAGCGCAACGCAGCCTGGTCGAAATCGTCCACACGCTACGCCAGGTGGTGTGCGTGAAGGGGTAG
- a CDS encoding phosphonopyruvate hydrolase, whose translation MTKNQTLRRALEDGKLFTAMAAHNPLSAKLAEEAGFGGIWGSGFELSASYAVPDANILSMGLHLEMMRAIASVVSIPLIADIDTGFGNAVNVNYIVRQYEEAGASAIVMEDKTFPKDTSLREAGRQDLVRIEEFQGKVASAVDARRDADLVVVARTEALIAGRGQAEAIERGLAYEEAGADAILIHSKQKTPDEVLDFIRAWPGRIPLVLVPTAYPQLTEPDIEALRKVGIVIYGNHAIRAAVGAMKDVFATIRRDRGIRQVDSYLPSVKEIIALQGDEHMRSIESRFLR comes from the coding sequence ATGACAAAAAACCAGACTCTTCGAAGGGCCCTCGAAGACGGCAAGCTCTTCACTGCCATGGCGGCGCACAATCCTCTTAGCGCAAAACTGGCAGAGGAAGCCGGCTTTGGCGGAATTTGGGGCAGCGGCTTTGAGCTTTCTGCCAGCTACGCCGTGCCCGATGCCAACATCCTCTCGATGGGACTCCATCTGGAGATGATGCGGGCAATTGCCTCCGTGGTGTCCATCCCTCTCATTGCAGATATCGATACCGGCTTTGGGAACGCAGTAAATGTCAACTACATCGTTCGGCAATATGAAGAGGCCGGAGCATCCGCAATTGTCATGGAGGACAAGACGTTCCCCAAGGACACGAGCTTGCGCGAGGCCGGCCGCCAGGATCTTGTGAGGATTGAAGAGTTTCAGGGGAAAGTCGCCTCAGCAGTAGATGCACGTCGGGATGCCGATCTTGTCGTCGTAGCACGTACCGAGGCGTTGATTGCCGGCCGAGGCCAGGCAGAAGCTATCGAACGCGGCTTGGCGTACGAGGAAGCTGGCGCAGACGCGATTCTGATTCACTCCAAACAGAAGACGCCTGACGAGGTGCTCGACTTCATCCGTGCCTGGCCTGGAAGGATTCCTTTGGTTTTGGTCCCTACTGCCTATCCCCAACTGACCGAGCCGGACATTGAGGCTCTTCGGAAGGTTGGCATCGTGATCTACGGAAACCACGCGATCCGCGCGGCCGTTGGCGCCATGAAGGATGTCTTTGCAACGATTCGGAGAGATAGAGGGATTCGCCAGGTCGACTCATATCTACCGTCTGTGAAGGAGATCATTGCCCTCCAAGGTGATGAACACATGCGCAGCATCGAATCCAGGTTCCTTCGATAG
- a CDS encoding pyridoxal phosphate-dependent aminotransferase gives MTATDNFHRNFLAHRVLGAKPSATKEMTRLSAQLKREGHDVITLSQGEPDFPTPEHIREAAKAAIDRNESRYTDVAGTLALREAVVRKFQLDNGLTFSPQQIQVGCGAKQLLYNALQATVNPGDEVVIPTPAWVSYPEMVQLAGGQPVIVRCSAASGFKLTPDQLKEALSPRTKWLMLNSPSNPSGAVYSHSELAALAEVLLRHPHVWILADDIYELIRYDDTPFATPAAVTPELAARTLTINGVSKAYAMTGWRVGFGAGPLELIQAMNLVQSQSTSHTSSISQAASIAALDGPMDFLPGFVETFRQRRDSIVARLRSIDGITCDVPPGAFYAFPGCHDLLGRRDAANNLISSDSDLAMFILKTAGVAVVPGIAFGLPGHFRISYAASDSELEEAMNRIATACAQLRWEL, from the coding sequence ATGACAGCCACCGACAACTTCCACAGGAATTTCCTGGCACATCGTGTCCTTGGGGCCAAGCCATCGGCCACGAAAGAGATGACTCGCCTTTCTGCGCAGCTCAAGCGAGAAGGCCACGATGTCATTACGCTCAGCCAGGGGGAACCGGATTTTCCGACGCCCGAGCATATTCGTGAGGCGGCTAAAGCTGCCATCGACCGCAATGAGTCGCGATACACGGATGTTGCCGGCACGCTTGCACTGCGCGAAGCCGTCGTCCGCAAGTTCCAGCTTGACAATGGTCTGACCTTCAGCCCACAGCAAATTCAGGTCGGATGCGGGGCTAAGCAACTGCTATATAACGCGCTGCAGGCAACCGTCAATCCGGGCGACGAAGTGGTGATCCCCACCCCAGCGTGGGTTTCTTATCCGGAGATGGTCCAGCTTGCAGGGGGCCAGCCAGTCATCGTCCGCTGTAGTGCAGCCTCTGGCTTCAAGTTGACACCGGATCAGCTCAAAGAAGCGCTCTCACCACGGACCAAATGGCTGATGCTCAACTCTCCATCCAATCCGTCGGGTGCGGTCTACAGCCACAGCGAACTCGCCGCATTAGCGGAAGTACTGCTCCGGCATCCGCACGTGTGGATCTTGGCCGACGACATCTATGAGTTGATTCGCTATGACGATACGCCATTCGCCACGCCCGCAGCGGTCACGCCGGAACTTGCTGCACGTACCCTGACCATTAACGGGGTCTCCAAAGCCTACGCCATGACAGGCTGGCGGGTGGGATTTGGAGCTGGCCCATTGGAACTCATCCAGGCCATGAACCTGGTTCAGTCGCAGTCGACGTCACACACCAGCTCAATTAGCCAGGCCGCCTCAATCGCCGCACTGGATGGTCCGATGGACTTCCTGCCCGGCTTCGTTGAGACGTTTCGCCAGCGCCGGGATAGCATTGTTGCGCGTCTTCGTTCCATTGACGGCATCACATGCGACGTCCCGCCAGGTGCCTTCTATGCATTCCCCGGATGCCACGATCTGCTTGGCCGACGCGATGCAGCCAACAACCTGATTTCTTCCGACAGCGATCTGGCGATGTTCATTCTGAAGACGGCTGGGGTAGCAGTGGTGCCCGGTATTGCGTTCGGGTTGCCCGGACACTTCCGCATTTCTTATGCCGCGTCCGACAGTGAGCTCGAAGAGGCGATGAATCGGATCGCTACTGCATGCGCTCAATTGCGCTGGGAACTATGA
- a CDS encoding ABC transporter permease gives MKFKRASMPCGMLILESLGIRSSVAAEVVLYSSNDVETVNRVVEQFTKENPGIKVLVVRASRNLEEAALSLARPLGKVLSGVTTPLVLSSVFSGALIVFAHVIGGFGVPAILGARTPVLAVKAYNEFVSEMGGNPTVASLLVFLGIGMLLIQKGIVERRQFQMESGRTPAPLTISGWRAKLAITCVLAVVGLSLLPTLVVTVTAITPSVGPVLQYGGFTLSHIQYALFRAPEPLFNSLTLATVVTVAGVLFSVSTAYLVVKRAYLLSRTLDGLVMLPLAVAGTVFGIALTNYFNSGWLVLTGSWLSCTSEA, from the coding sequence GTGAAGTTCAAGCGTGCATCAATGCCATGCGGAATGCTCATACTGGAGAGTCTTGGCATTCGAAGTTCAGTTGCCGCGGAAGTTGTCCTGTACTCATCTAACGACGTCGAGACGGTCAACCGTGTCGTCGAGCAGTTCACCAAAGAGAATCCCGGCATCAAGGTGTTAGTAGTACGTGCCAGTAGGAACCTGGAGGAAGCAGCCCTTAGCTTGGCGCGCCCACTCGGGAAGGTCCTGTCTGGCGTCACAACACCGCTGGTCTTGTCCTCCGTGTTCTCCGGTGCATTGATTGTCTTCGCACATGTAATCGGTGGCTTCGGAGTACCAGCGATCCTTGGTGCTCGCACGCCAGTACTTGCGGTGAAAGCCTATAACGAGTTCGTCAGCGAGATGGGTGGCAACCCGACCGTGGCTTCCCTGCTTGTGTTCCTTGGCATCGGAATGCTGCTGATTCAGAAGGGTATTGTTGAACGTAGACAGTTCCAGATGGAGTCAGGTCGGACCCCAGCACCGCTGACCATTTCCGGCTGGCGAGCCAAGCTCGCTATTACTTGCGTACTCGCCGTGGTCGGGCTATCGCTGCTGCCGACACTCGTGGTGACTGTCACGGCAATCACTCCGTCGGTCGGCCCCGTGCTGCAGTATGGCGGCTTCACACTGAGCCACATTCAGTACGCGCTTTTCCGTGCACCGGAGCCACTATTTAATTCCCTAACCTTGGCGACAGTTGTAACCGTCGCCGGTGTGTTGTTCTCAGTTTCCACGGCCTACCTGGTCGTCAAACGGGCTTATCTTCTCAGTCGCACCCTGGACGGACTTGTAATGCTGCCGCTGGCAGTTGCGGGAACAGTCTTTGGCATCGCGCTGACCAACTACTTCAACAGCGGTTGGCTCGTGCTGACAGGAAGTTGGCTGTCTTGTACTTCGGAGGCATGA
- a CDS encoding LysR family transcriptional regulator: MLKNADVPLIAIRVFVTVGRHGNFTRAGEALGITQSAVSRHIATLEALADRPLFERKGSNIAMTPAGTQFYDAVKDAVSTIELATQQMAQARYTPDRLTVRTSMPSFAMTVIVPVLGAFTARNPVQVDLITSLSAPQAQELFDVLITRDQSLPGTESWELIREELVCVGSPSVATTHRAVAPSRWPLIAARSRPDAIPVWAVAKDISPERLHVSAVYDHLFLAVAAAIGGAGLLIVPSILVRDQLRDGTLVLADDQRVASGASYTAYVHPQGKNVRVAQEFCRWFKGALRRRLQDE; this comes from the coding sequence ATGCTGAAAAACGCAGATGTACCCCTGATAGCAATCCGCGTGTTCGTTACTGTTGGTAGACACGGGAACTTCACGCGGGCAGGTGAGGCCTTGGGCATCACCCAAAGCGCGGTGAGCAGGCACATTGCCACCCTGGAGGCTCTGGCGGATCGCCCATTGTTTGAGCGAAAAGGTTCAAACATTGCAATGACACCGGCAGGTACCCAGTTCTATGACGCGGTAAAGGACGCTGTCTCGACGATTGAATTGGCCACGCAGCAGATGGCGCAAGCACGGTATACGCCGGACCGATTGACGGTGCGTACCTCGATGCCGAGCTTCGCGATGACGGTCATCGTGCCTGTGCTGGGAGCCTTCACAGCTCGGAATCCCGTACAAGTCGACCTGATAACGTCGCTATCTGCTCCTCAGGCGCAGGAACTCTTTGATGTGCTAATCACCCGTGACCAGAGCCTGCCAGGTACGGAGAGTTGGGAGCTGATTCGCGAGGAGTTGGTGTGCGTGGGTTCGCCTTCTGTCGCTACAACACATCGCGCGGTTGCGCCGTCCCGGTGGCCACTAATCGCAGCCAGGTCAAGGCCGGATGCAATTCCAGTGTGGGCTGTAGCGAAGGATATTTCGCCTGAACGCCTTCATGTCAGCGCAGTCTACGACCATCTGTTCTTGGCCGTGGCCGCCGCAATTGGTGGTGCTGGCCTGCTGATTGTCCCGAGTATTCTTGTGCGGGATCAACTGCGTGACGGTACGCTTGTGCTGGCGGATGACCAGCGCGTTGCTTCGGGCGCGAGCTATACAGCGTATGTTCACCCGCAGGGTAAGAACGTTCGGGTGGCTCAGGAGTTCTGTCGTTGGTTCAAAGGTGCCCTCCGAAGGCGCCTGCAGGACGAATAG
- a CDS encoding DUF6572 domain-containing protein → MTVERSEIIDAIGIDAVTGAVHLSIIDPLPWDLKHLQLLQEKINTYLGFIESGEIYASYPEAKRRQLIVDVISRFRPDESAMQFLVRANEIVETYGASLLLRHSGKGYDGDMS, encoded by the coding sequence ATGACGGTAGAGCGCAGTGAAATCATTGATGCAATTGGCATAGATGCAGTGACAGGTGCGGTTCATCTAAGCATCATCGACCCGCTCCCCTGGGACTTGAAACACCTGCAACTACTTCAAGAGAAAATCAATACATATCTCGGCTTTATCGAGTCTGGTGAGATTTATGCATCCTATCCTGAGGCAAAGCGTCGCCAGCTTATCGTGGACGTCATCTCAAGGTTCCGACCAGATGAAAGCGCGATGCAATTCTTGGTGCGAGCCAACGAGATCGTAGAGACCTATGGAGCTTCACTCCTCCTGCGTCACTCAGGCAAAGGATACGATGGCGATATGTCTTAG
- a CDS encoding ISNCY family transposase, translating into MARSEVITVSMRELDRLKTVQAVVDGELRPSVAAERLEITGRQFRRLLDRYRQEGASGLVSRRRGRPSNNRLPAEREAAALDLIREHYIDFGPTLAAEKLREVHGLFLAKETVRRLMVGAGLWVPRKQRPPKIHQPRNRRACLGELIQIDGCDHRWFEDRAPACTLLVYVDDATSQIMELRFTHSEATFTYFAATRAYLDRHGKPVAFYSDKASVFRNNKPNATGGDGHTQFARALFELNIESICANSSQAKGRVERTHLTLQDRLVKELRLRGISSMEAANAFMPEFIADYNTRFAKVPRNSHNAHRPLRPDEDLDLIFTWREPRCVSKSLTIQYDKMLYLLTDTPEHRKLAGRYIDVYHYPDGKIEPRANGTALPYTTYDKLSEVDQGAIVDNKRLGHVLQLAQYVQEKRDNTRSQSVPSTDGVPRKRGRPPGKKSQRSLDQNDMLEALTRLQQQPWPLNGTDD; encoded by the coding sequence ATGGCTAGATCTGAGGTCATTACGGTAAGCATGCGCGAGTTAGACAGGCTCAAGACCGTCCAGGCGGTCGTAGACGGCGAATTGCGGCCCAGTGTGGCCGCCGAGCGGTTGGAGATCACAGGTCGGCAATTCCGGCGATTGCTGGATCGCTACCGGCAGGAAGGCGCCTCGGGATTGGTTTCTCGCCGACGCGGGCGGCCCAGCAATAATCGATTGCCGGCGGAGCGCGAGGCTGCGGCGCTCGACCTCATTCGGGAGCACTACATCGACTTCGGGCCGACGTTGGCCGCGGAGAAACTGCGCGAAGTCCATGGTCTGTTCCTGGCCAAGGAGACAGTTCGGAGATTGATGGTTGGCGCTGGCCTCTGGGTGCCCCGCAAGCAGCGGCCGCCCAAGATCCACCAGCCGCGCAACCGCCGGGCGTGCCTGGGCGAGCTGATCCAAATCGATGGCTGTGACCACCGCTGGTTCGAAGACCGGGCACCAGCTTGCACACTGCTGGTCTACGTGGACGATGCAACTAGCCAGATCATGGAACTGCGCTTCACCCACTCTGAGGCCACGTTCACGTACTTTGCAGCGACCCGAGCCTATCTGGATCGGCATGGAAAGCCGGTGGCCTTTTATAGCGACAAGGCCAGCGTCTTCCGTAACAACAAGCCGAACGCGACCGGTGGCGACGGTCATACCCAGTTTGCCCGGGCCTTGTTCGAGCTGAACATCGAGAGCATCTGCGCCAACAGCAGCCAAGCCAAGGGCCGCGTCGAGCGGACCCACCTAACGCTGCAGGACCGCCTGGTCAAGGAACTGCGTCTGCGCGGGATCAGTTCGATGGAGGCCGCCAATGCCTTCATGCCGGAGTTCATCGCCGACTACAACACACGCTTCGCCAAGGTGCCCCGGAACAGCCATAACGCTCATCGTCCGCTGCGACCCGACGAGGACCTGGACCTGATCTTCACCTGGCGCGAGCCACGCTGCGTGTCGAAGAGTCTGACGATTCAGTACGACAAGATGCTCTACCTGCTGACTGACACCCCGGAACATCGGAAGCTGGCCGGTCGCTACATCGATGTCTACCACTACCCGGACGGGAAGATCGAACCTCGGGCCAATGGCACTGCCCTGCCCTACACCACCTACGACAAGCTGTCGGAAGTCGATCAGGGGGCGATCGTGGATAACAAGCGGCTGGGGCACGTGTTGCAGTTGGCGCAATACGTTCAGGAGAAGCGCGACAACACGCGGTCGCAATCTGTGCCAAGCACGGACGGGGTTCCGCGCAAGCGTGGGCGACCGCCCGGCAAGAAGTCGCAGCGATCGCTGGATCAGAACGACATGCTAGAGGCGCTGACGCGTTTGCAGCAACAGCCATGGCCGTTAAACGGTACTGACGACTAG